One segment of Geminicoccaceae bacterium DNA contains the following:
- a CDS encoding PilZ domain-containing protein has protein sequence MDVTDESRPTTLPDNQPPVEERRLFRRYEFGLKAALTDGHGCRHACAIMDLSLGGAALKPGNPDWKGTTIRLAWTDLGLNDGLTARVVHATDSVAHLAFELDEAQESALTMFLVMSPATR, from the coding sequence ATGGATGTGACTGACGAAAGTCGACCGACCACCCTGCCGGACAATCAGCCGCCCGTCGAGGAACGAAGACTGTTCCGGCGCTACGAATTCGGCCTGAAAGCCGCGTTGACCGACGGGCATGGATGCCGGCACGCCTGTGCCATCATGGACCTGTCGCTGGGAGGGGCAGCCCTGAAGCCGGGCAATCCCGACTGGAAGGGCACCACCATCCGTCTCGCCTGGACCGACCTCGGCCTCAACGACGGCCTCACCGCACGGGTCGTCCATGCCACGGACAGCGTTGCCCATCTGGCCTTCGAACTCGACGAAGCACAGGAGAGCGCCCTGACCATGTTTCTGGTGATGAGCCCAGCGACGCGCTGA
- a CDS encoding YebC/PmpR family DNA-binding transcriptional regulator, with amino-acid sequence MAGHSQFKNIMHRKGKQDALRARKFTRLLREVQVASKAGLPDIEHNPRLRTAVQAAKAANVPKDNIERAIKKGQGADGENYEEVRYEGYGPAGVALIVEALTDNRNRTASEVRAAFSKHGGSLGETNSVSFQFDRIGQIRFPADVADEDTMLEAAIEAGAEDCQSNEDGHDIVCAPDELASVRDVLEARFGSPEEAYLGWRPQVNVPVDDDRAPTLFKLLEQLDDNDDVNRVTGNYDVSEAALEKLGS; translated from the coding sequence ATGGCGGGTCATTCCCAGTTCAAGAACATCATGCACCGCAAGGGCAAGCAGGATGCCCTGCGTGCAAGGAAATTCACGCGCTTGCTGCGTGAAGTCCAGGTGGCTTCCAAAGCCGGATTGCCGGATATCGAACACAATCCCCGGTTGCGTACCGCGGTTCAGGCGGCCAAGGCGGCCAATGTACCCAAGGACAACATCGAACGTGCCATCAAGAAGGGGCAGGGTGCCGACGGCGAAAACTACGAGGAGGTGCGCTATGAAGGCTACGGCCCGGCGGGCGTGGCCCTGATCGTCGAGGCACTCACCGACAACCGCAACCGCACGGCATCCGAGGTCCGTGCGGCCTTTTCCAAGCATGGCGGGTCGCTGGGCGAGACCAATTCGGTGAGCTTCCAGTTCGACCGTATCGGCCAGATCCGCTTCCCGGCCGATGTGGCCGACGAGGATACCATGCTCGAAGCGGCGATCGAGGCGGGTGCCGAGGACTGCCAGTCGAACGAGGACGGGCATGACATCGTCTGTGCGCCGGACGAACTCGCCAGCGTTCGCGATGTGCTGGAAGCGCGCTTCGGATCGCCCGAGGAGGCCTATCTCGGGTGGCGGCCGCAGGTGAACGTCCCCGTTGACGACGACAGGGCACCCACGCTGTTCAAGCTGCTCGAACAGCTTGATGACAATGACGATGTCAATCGCGTCACCGGCAATTACGATGTCTCGGAGGCGGCTCTCGAGAAGCTCGGCAGCTGA
- the ruvC gene encoding crossover junction endodeoxyribonuclease RuvC — protein MRIIGLDPGLQRTGWGIIETQGSRLGFVACGTVNSSAERALAERLETIYQGLRGIIASHGPFEAAVEETVVNRNALSSLKLGHARGVVLLAASVSGLVVSEYAAKKVKRSVTGTGNAAKEQVGHMVRLLLPSAGDPGPDAADALAVAICHAHYRMTSQKVNRSLEGAAR, from the coding sequence ATGCGCATCATCGGTCTCGATCCGGGACTACAGCGCACGGGCTGGGGAATCATCGAGACGCAGGGCTCCAGGCTGGGTTTCGTGGCCTGCGGCACGGTCAACAGTTCCGCCGAGCGAGCGCTGGCCGAGCGGCTTGAGACCATCTATCAGGGACTTCGCGGCATCATTGCCTCCCATGGACCGTTCGAGGCAGCGGTCGAGGAGACGGTCGTGAACAGGAACGCGCTGTCATCGCTCAAGCTTGGCCACGCCCGCGGCGTGGTGTTGCTGGCGGCCAGTGTCAGCGGGCTGGTGGTCAGCGAATATGCGGCCAAGAAGGTCAAGAGGTCGGTGACGGGCACGGGCAATGCCGCCAAGGAGCAGGTGGGTCACATGGTACGGCTGTTGTTGCCTTCAGCGGGCGATCCCGGCCCGGACGCGGCGGATGCCCTGGCGGTCGCTATCTGTCATGCGCACTATCGTATGACTTCGCAGAAGGTGAACCGCAGCCTCGAGGGAGCGGCGCGATGA
- the ruvB gene encoding Holliday junction branch migration DNA helicase RuvB, with the protein MDRSDPDRLLDGAEKPEDADLSLRPRALDEFIGQRQLKANLKVFIEAARTRKEALDHVLFAGPPGLGKTTLSQILASELGVGFRMTSGPIIARAGDLAALLTNLQPRDVLFIDEIHRLSPQVEEVLYPAMEDFQLDIMIGEGPAARSVRIDLPPFTLVGATTRTGLLTTPLRDRFGILSRLNFYELDELVQIVVRGADLLKLDLARDGAMEIARRARGTPRVATRLLRRVRDFATVGGGTPVDAAGADQALLQLDVDKLGLDGLDRRYLGALAHHYGGGPAGIETLAAALGEQRDTLEETIEPYLLQQGLVQRTPRGRLLTRSAWQHLGLSAPARLDEQASLFEDGES; encoded by the coding sequence ATGGACCGTTCCGATCCCGATCGCCTGCTCGACGGTGCCGAGAAGCCGGAGGATGCCGACCTCAGCCTGCGGCCGCGTGCGCTCGACGAATTCATCGGCCAGCGTCAGCTCAAGGCGAATCTGAAGGTGTTCATCGAGGCTGCCCGCACGCGCAAGGAAGCGCTCGACCATGTGCTCTTTGCCGGCCCGCCGGGACTGGGCAAGACCACGCTGTCGCAGATCCTCGCCAGCGAGCTCGGCGTCGGTTTCCGCATGACGTCGGGGCCGATCATCGCCCGCGCGGGCGATCTGGCGGCCCTGCTGACCAACCTGCAGCCCCGCGATGTGCTGTTCATCGACGAGATTCACCGGCTCAGTCCACAAGTGGAGGAGGTCCTCTATCCGGCAATGGAGGATTTCCAGCTCGACATCATGATCGGCGAGGGGCCGGCGGCCCGCTCGGTGCGGATCGACCTTCCGCCGTTCACGCTGGTGGGAGCGACCACTCGCACGGGTCTGCTGACCACGCCCTTGCGCGACCGCTTCGGCATTCTCTCGCGACTCAATTTTTATGAACTGGATGAACTGGTGCAGATCGTCGTGCGCGGTGCCGATCTGCTGAAGCTCGATCTGGCCCGGGATGGAGCGATGGAGATCGCGAGGCGGGCACGCGGAACGCCGCGCGTCGCCACCCGGCTGCTGCGCAGGGTCCGCGATTTCGCCACGGTAGGCGGCGGTACGCCGGTGGATGCGGCGGGAGCCGATCAGGCCCTGCTGCAGCTCGATGTCGACAAGCTGGGGCTTGACGGCCTCGACAGGCGCTATCTGGGTGCCCTTGCCCATCATTACGGTGGCGGACCGGCCGGGATCGAGACCCTTGCGGCGGCACTGGGCGAGCAGCGCGACACCCTGGAAGAGACGATCGAGCCCTACCTGCTGCAGCAGGGGCTGGTTCAAAGGACGCCGCGCGGCCGGCTGCTCACCCGCTCGGCGTGGCAGCATCTGGGCCTGTCGGCACCAGCCCGGCTGGACGAACAGGCGTCGCTGTTCGAGGATGGTGAGTCGTGA
- the tolQ gene encoding protein TolQ: protein MLTLVLQADLVVKTVMLVLLLASLWCWAVIYQKSRALGGIRHKTGDFEESFWSGVPLDDLYHRVMKSADHPIAMIFIAGMEEWREAPKVIAGDAIDRLLQRVGRVMQLTMDRELSLLEKHVSSLATIGAVAPFVGLFGTVWGIMNSFQSIAMTKNTTLAVVAPGIAEALFATALGLLAAIPAVIAYNRISGSVDDLAGRLSSFSDELVVVIGREIDNRSRVAA, encoded by the coding sequence ATTCTGACGCTGGTCCTGCAGGCCGATCTGGTTGTCAAGACCGTCATGCTGGTGCTGTTGCTGGCTTCCCTGTGGTGCTGGGCGGTCATCTATCAGAAATCCCGTGCGCTGGGCGGCATCCGGCACAAGACCGGCGATTTCGAGGAGAGCTTCTGGTCGGGAGTGCCTCTGGACGATCTCTATCATCGGGTGATGAAGTCAGCAGACCACCCCATCGCGATGATCTTCATCGCGGGTATGGAGGAATGGCGCGAGGCTCCCAAGGTCATTGCCGGCGATGCCATCGACCGGCTGCTGCAGCGGGTCGGCCGGGTGATGCAGCTCACCATGGACCGCGAACTCAGCCTGCTTGAAAAACATGTCTCCTCGTTGGCCACCATTGGCGCCGTCGCTCCCTTCGTCGGGTTGTTTGGTACGGTCTGGGGGATCATGAACAGTTTCCAGTCAATTGCGATGACGAAGAACACCACGCTTGCCGTGGTGGCCCCCGGTATCGCCGAGGCCCTTTTCGCGACGGCGCTGGGACTGCTTGCTGCCATTCCGGCGGTCATTGCCTATAACAGGATTTCCGGTTCCGTGGACGACCTCGCCGGCAGGCTGTCGAGCTTCAGCGACGAGCTGGTCGTCGTGATCGGTCGCGAGATTGACAATCGCAGCCGGGTCGCCGCCTGA
- the ruvA gene encoding Holliday junction branch migration protein RuvA: MIALLRGRVAEIGEDHLVIDARGVGYLVHCPARTLHRVPGAGGEVELRIVTQVREDAITLYGFTDPAEQRWFRILQNIQGVGARVALAILSVLGPDELARAVSAQDRVPLTRANGVGPKVAGRIVSELKDKVGSLPASVSAAGTTAIAAGPGSAAGDALAALASLGYGRGEAHAALAQVQSRLGDGASLDLLIRESLRELSR, from the coding sequence ATGATCGCATTGCTGCGCGGACGGGTGGCCGAAATCGGCGAAGATCACCTGGTGATCGACGCCCGGGGGGTCGGCTATCTCGTTCATTGCCCGGCGCGGACGCTGCACCGCGTGCCCGGTGCCGGCGGCGAGGTGGAGCTGCGGATCGTCACGCAGGTCCGGGAAGACGCGATTACGCTTTACGGTTTCACCGACCCGGCCGAACAGCGCTGGTTCCGTATTTTACAGAATATTCAGGGCGTTGGAGCGAGGGTGGCTTTGGCCATACTTTCCGTCCTGGGACCGGATGAACTTGCCCGCGCGGTGAGTGCACAGGATCGCGTGCCGTTGACCCGGGCCAATGGCGTCGGCCCGAAGGTCGCGGGTAGGATCGTCAGCGAGCTCAAGGACAAGGTCGGCAGCCTGCCGGCGTCGGTGTCTGCTGCCGGTACGACCGCCATTGCAGCCGGGCCGGGAAGTGCCGCGGGAGATGCGCTGGCCGCCCTGGCGTCGCTCGGTTATGGTCGTGGCGAGGCTCATGCCGCGCTGGCGCAGGTGCAATCACGGCTCGGCGATGGTGCTAGCCTCGACCTGCTCATCCGGGAAAGCCTCAGGGAGCTGTCGCGCTGA
- the ybgC gene encoding tol-pal system-associated acyl-CoA thioesterase — protein MKFRVYYEDTDAAGIVYYANYLKFAERGRTELLRSLGFDHVHLREQHDLVFVVRRCTADYRRPARLDDELEVVTAVSSIRGARLAMSQSIRHRGEELVLVEVELAVLSTNLLPRRLPPAVAARLRSG, from the coding sequence ATCAAGTTTCGTGTGTATTACGAGGACACCGATGCCGCCGGTATTGTCTATTATGCCAACTACCTGAAGTTCGCCGAACGTGGACGTACGGAGCTTCTGCGTTCATTGGGATTCGACCATGTCCATCTGCGCGAGCAACACGATCTCGTCTTCGTGGTGCGGCGCTGCACCGCCGATTACCGCCGTCCCGCCCGGCTCGATGACGAACTTGAGGTTGTGACCGCGGTAAGCAGCATCCGGGGCGCGCGACTGGCCATGAGCCAGTCCATTCGCCATCGAGGCGAAGAACTTGTGCTCGTCGAGGTTGAACTTGCCGTTCTCTCCACCAATCTCCTTCCCAGGCGCCTGCCACCGGCCGTGGCGGCACGCCTGCGATCCGGCTGA
- a CDS encoding sugar ABC transporter ATP-binding protein, protein MALLELRGIAKHFGAIEALRGVDLTLEAGEVLGLMGDNGAGKSTMVKIIAGNFPPSRGEIRIDGTPVVFDKPLDAREAGIEVVYQDLALCDNLSAAANIFLGRELKRKVGPVNFLDFGSMFRRAGELFEELKSETRPRDLVRQMSGGQRQAVAIARTRLSAPKIVLMDEPTAAISVRQVHEVLELIKRLRDQGIAIILISHRMPDVFEVCSHVAVLRRGAKVAEKRVEDTSPEEITGLITGAIAAA, encoded by the coding sequence ATGGCGTTACTCGAACTGCGGGGAATAGCCAAGCATTTCGGTGCAATCGAAGCGTTGCGCGGGGTTGATCTCACGCTTGAGGCTGGCGAGGTTCTCGGCCTGATGGGCGACAACGGCGCCGGCAAGTCGACCATGGTCAAGATCATCGCCGGCAATTTTCCGCCGAGCCGGGGCGAGATCCGCATCGACGGCACTCCGGTCGTCTTCGACAAGCCCCTTGATGCCCGCGAGGCCGGAATCGAGGTTGTCTATCAGGATCTTGCACTTTGCGACAATCTCTCGGCGGCCGCGAACATCTTTCTCGGTCGGGAACTGAAGCGCAAGGTGGGCCCGGTCAATTTCCTGGATTTCGGCTCCATGTTCCGCCGTGCCGGCGAGTTGTTCGAGGAACTGAAGTCGGAGACGCGCCCGCGCGACCTGGTACGGCAGATGTCGGGCGGTCAGCGGCAGGCGGTCGCCATTGCCCGCACGCGGCTGAGTGCACCCAAGATCGTGTTGATGGACGAACCCACGGCCGCCATCTCCGTCCGGCAGGTGCACGAGGTTCTCGAACTGATCAAGCGCCTGCGGGACCAGGGCATCGCCATCATTCTCATCAGCCACCGCATGCCTGACGTATTCGAGGTGTGTTCGCACGTGGCGGTCCTGCGCCGTGGCGCGAAGGTGGCGGAAAAACGCGTTGAGGACACTTCGCCCGAGGAAATCACGGGCCTGATCACCGGAGCGATCGCGGCGGCATGA
- a CDS encoding ABC transporter permease, which produces MSNSGTSSVDISDITEIKEQNWLQAILSNQAFWVTVVVILICVATAAEQESFATKNNFYNITRNFSAIGIIAMGMTAVIITGGIDLSVGSVMALSAIVAARLLEAGAGWYVAVIAGLLAGGLVGAVNGMLIARLKLPPFVVTLGMLSIARSLAIVASENRVIYQFGDGGEVFKWLGGGRLILPWFDAEGLPVSNLFVVLIVMALVMSIVLRTTSWGRYLFAIGGNEQAARLTGIPVDRIKIEVYMLAGITAAIAGVLTAGYGGSASNGMGKTYELYVIAATVIGGANLMGGKGSIYGAFIGAALIFLIRNSLIMFGVDANWYDLFVGLFIILAVLLERLRARASG; this is translated from the coding sequence ATGAGCAATTCGGGCACATCGTCGGTTGATATCTCGGATATCACCGAGATCAAGGAGCAGAACTGGCTGCAGGCCATCCTCTCCAACCAGGCGTTCTGGGTGACTGTCGTCGTCATCCTGATCTGCGTCGCCACCGCTGCCGAGCAGGAGAGCTTCGCCACCAAGAACAATTTCTACAATATCACCCGGAACTTCTCCGCCATCGGCATCATCGCCATGGGCATGACGGCGGTGATCATCACCGGCGGCATCGACCTGTCCGTGGGGTCGGTGATGGCCCTCTCGGCCATCGTTGCCGCACGACTCCTGGAAGCCGGGGCGGGATGGTACGTCGCCGTCATCGCCGGCCTGCTTGCCGGAGGCCTGGTCGGTGCGGTCAACGGCATGCTGATCGCGCGGCTGAAGCTGCCGCCGTTCGTCGTGACGCTCGGCATGCTGTCCATCGCCCGGTCGCTGGCGATCGTTGCCTCGGAGAACCGGGTCATCTACCAGTTCGGCGATGGTGGCGAGGTCTTCAAGTGGCTCGGCGGCGGGCGGCTCATCCTGCCCTGGTTCGACGCCGAGGGGCTGCCGGTCTCCAATCTCTTCGTCGTGCTGATCGTGATGGCGCTGGTCATGTCGATCGTGCTGCGCACGACGTCATGGGGCCGCTATCTCTTCGCCATCGGCGGCAACGAGCAGGCGGCCCGCCTCACGGGCATTCCCGTCGACCGGATCAAGATCGAGGTCTACATGCTCGCGGGCATCACCGCGGCCATCGCCGGGGTCCTTACCGCGGGTTATGGAGGGTCGGCCAGCAATGGCATGGGCAAGACCTACGAGTTGTATGTCATCGCTGCCACCGTCATCGGCGGTGCGAACCTGATGGGCGGGAAGGGCAGCATCTACGGTGCCTTCATCGGCGCCGCGCTGATCTTCCTGATCCGGAATTCGCTCATCATGTTCGGTGTCGATGCCAATTGGTACGACCTTTTCGTCGGCTTGTTCATCATTCTCGCCGTCCTGCTCGAGAGGTTGCGCGCAAGGGCCAGCGGCTGA
- a CDS encoding sugar-binding protein, producing the protein MKKLLLGAVATAFALSFGAGESQAQDKLIFALVPKNTNNPFFDQARDGCKKAEEELGDIECLYIGPGEHGGGEEQVQVLSDVVARGVAGIAVSPSNAAAVVAPLLEAKAAGIPVLTWDSDLLPENKDLRIAYVGTKNYDIGVNLAKRAMELKPDGGTLCIQSGGAAAANHNERMQGIRDTLAGEESSEPPGERLTGQNGWTEIDGCPLYTDDDFMRANQQLEDILAREPDLDAFLPTGGFPQFVPDAYRAAVGPYKDRIDSGKLALVVADTLPVQMDLMKEGLSLGQVGQRPFEMGYKSMYFLRDIVKDGKNPDDPTYTGLDVCTPETADTCIGG; encoded by the coding sequence ATGAAGAAGCTGCTTTTGGGTGCGGTCGCAACCGCGTTTGCCCTGTCGTTCGGCGCCGGCGAGAGCCAGGCCCAGGACAAGCTGATCTTTGCGCTGGTGCCGAAGAACACCAACAACCCGTTCTTCGACCAGGCCCGTGACGGCTGCAAGAAGGCCGAGGAGGAACTCGGCGACATCGAGTGCCTCTATATCGGCCCTGGCGAGCATGGCGGCGGCGAGGAGCAGGTGCAGGTGCTGTCCGACGTGGTCGCCCGCGGCGTTGCCGGAATCGCCGTTTCGCCTTCGAATGCCGCCGCGGTGGTGGCACCGTTGCTCGAAGCCAAGGCCGCCGGCATCCCCGTGCTGACATGGGACAGTGATCTCCTGCCCGAGAACAAGGACCTGCGCATCGCCTATGTCGGCACCAAGAACTACGACATCGGCGTGAATCTCGCCAAGCGCGCGATGGAACTCAAGCCCGATGGCGGGACGCTGTGCATCCAGTCGGGCGGTGCCGCTGCGGCCAACCACAATGAGCGCATGCAGGGCATTCGCGACACGCTGGCCGGCGAGGAAAGCTCTGAGCCGCCGGGGGAGCGTCTCACCGGCCAGAACGGCTGGACCGAGATCGACGGCTGTCCGCTCTACACCGATGATGACTTCATGCGCGCCAACCAGCAGCTTGAGGACATCCTCGCGCGCGAGCCCGATCTCGACGCGTTCCTGCCGACCGGCGGTTTCCCGCAATTCGTGCCCGACGCCTACCGCGCCGCTGTGGGCCCCTACAAGGATCGCATCGACAGCGGCAAGCTTGCCCTGGTTGTCGCCGACACCCTTCCCGTGCAGATGGACCTGATGAAGGAGGGGCTCTCTCTCGGCCAGGTCGGTCAGCGGCCATTCGAGATGGGCTACAAATCGATGTACTTCCTGCGTGACATCGTGAAGGACGGCAAGAATCCGGACGACCCGACCTATACCGGCCTGGATGTCTGCACGCCCGAGACGGCTGACACCTGCATCGGCGGCTGA